The sequence AATCACCGAATACAACAAGCACGACAATGGAATTGATGTAGAGGTCAAAATCGGTCTAGCGCCTGAGATCACCCTCCAAGAGAGCCTCACTTATGTCCCTGGTTTCGAGCTCCCTAGCGTGAGCGAAGAGGAGATCAACACACGCCTTATGGAGCTTGCCAAAGCCAAAGCCCCCCTTGCTCCCGCTCCTGAGGGCAAAGCGCTTGAAAATGGAGATTTTGCCAAGATCGATTTTGAAGGATTCTTAGGTGAAGAGGCGTTTGAAGGAGGAAAGGCGGAAGATTATATGCTTCAAATTGGAAGCAAATCTTTCATTCCTGGCTTTGAAGATCAACTCATCGGCATGAAAGCGGGTGAAAAGCGCGATATTCAAGTGAAATTCCCTGAAAACTATGGCTCTGAAAAACTCGCGGGTCAAGAGGCAACCTTTAAAATTGCCCTCAAAGAGATTCAGGTCAAAGCCCCCCAAGAGCCTAGCGATGAATTCGCCAAGAGCGTGCTCCCCGAAGAGCCTGAGGCCAATTTGAATCTCCTCAAAGAGAAGATCAAAGAGCAAATTGCAACAGAGAAGAAGGTTGAGCTCTACAACAGCGAGCTTAAAACCAAACTCGTGGACAATCTTGTGGAAGCCCTCGCTTTTGATCTTCCTGAGCTTGTAGTGGAGCAAGAGATCGACCTCGTCTTTAGAAACACCCTCTCTTCTCTCTCCAAAGAGGAGATCGAAGCCCTTCGTAACGATCAAGAGGCGGTCAAGGCTAAACGAGAGGAGCACCGAGAGAGCGCAACTAGAAGCGTGAAGGTGACTTTCATCGTGGATGCACTGGCTAAAAAAGAGGGAATTGCGGTTCAAGACAACGAACTCATCCAGACCATCTACTACGAATCAATGGCAATGGGTCAAGACCCTAAAGCGATGCTTGAGTACTATAAAAACAACAACCTCCTTCCTGCCGTCAGAATGGCGATGCTAGAGGATAAACTACTCACTCATCTTCTCGATCAAAAAATCAAAGGCTAAGCCATGAACTATATCCCTTATGTCATTGAGAAGACAGGCAGGGGCGAGAGAAGCTATGATATTTACTCACGACTTCTCAAAGATCGAATCATCATGCTAAGCGGCGAAATCAACGATGGAGTGGCCTCCTCCATCGTCTCGCAAATGCTTTTTTTGGAGGCAGAGGATCCTGAGAAGGATATCTATCTCTACATCAACTCCCCTGGCGGTGTGATCACCAGCGGTATGAGTATCTATGACACCATGAACTATGTTA comes from Wolinella succinogenes DSM 1740 and encodes:
- the tig gene encoding trigger factor, with product MNLQTQKINSANATAKGTLEKALLEEKLDKLSKDAAKNLKVDGFRKGKVPAGVIKARYGEKLQEDAEREALQELLDAALKDLGAEPSQLIGDPRITEYNKHDNGIDVEVKIGLAPEITLQESLTYVPGFELPSVSEEEINTRLMELAKAKAPLAPAPEGKALENGDFAKIDFEGFLGEEAFEGGKAEDYMLQIGSKSFIPGFEDQLIGMKAGEKRDIQVKFPENYGSEKLAGQEATFKIALKEIQVKAPQEPSDEFAKSVLPEEPEANLNLLKEKIKEQIATEKKVELYNSELKTKLVDNLVEALAFDLPELVVEQEIDLVFRNTLSSLSKEEIEALRNDQEAVKAKREEHRESATRSVKVTFIVDALAKKEGIAVQDNELIQTIYYESMAMGQDPKAMLEYYKNNNLLPAVRMAMLEDKLLTHLLDQKIKG